GATCTTCTGGAAACCGAGGAATTTCACCTTGCCCTCCAGGCCCAGGCTGGTGACCAGGCTGTGGCATTCGGCGGCGTATTCCTCGTCTTCGTCCTCGGGGCCGACCACCCAGGCCTCGGCCTCGGGCATGGCACTGATCACCCCGCGCATGGCGCGGATGAAGGTCTTCACGTCCTTGATCGGCACCACCCGGCCGAGTAGCCCGACCACCGGCGGCACGCCCTCGGGACGCCGCTCCAGGGCGTCCTGCCACTGGGTGAGGCTGATGCCGTTGGGGATCACCCGGCAGCGCGTCGGATCGGCGCCGTCCTGGATCTGCCGGCGACGGTTGCCGTCGTAGAGCGAGATGATCGGGTTGGCGGCCTTGTAGGTGAGCAGGCCGATGCGCTCGAAGAAGCGGATCCATAGCCGGCGGATGTAGCTGACGTCCACGTCCAGGCCGGTGCGCAGGGCCTCGTCGGGGCCTTCGGCGATCCACTTGGCCTGGGCCAGGTCGATCTTGCGTTCCTTGGTATAGATGCCGTGCTCGCTGAGTAGGAAATTACAGCCCCAGCGCCGCTGCAGGACGGCGCCGAGCATGCCGGCGTAGCCGGTGGAGATGGAGTGGATCATCCGCGGCCTGGGCAGGCGGCGCGCGGCCTCGGCCAGCATCAGCAAGGGCGCCTGCATGGCGCGCAGGGTCCAGAGGTAGTCGACGAAGGAGGGGTCGGTGCAATAGCGCTCGTAGCCTTCGGTGATGGCCTCCCAACTGGCGCGGCTGTACATGAAGTCGTCCAGGGTTACGCTGCCCTGGGCGAAGGCGTCCACCAGGGCGTCGCCCTGGGCGGCACTGGGTTCGTCGGGGTGGTGCAGGAAGGCATGCAGGTCGCGCAGCAACTGCACCGGCGCCTGCCGTCGCGGGCTGATGGGCACGGCCTTGGGCACCCAGGAGCCGGCGAGGAAGTGTTCCTCGATATGCACCACGTTGGGCGGGATGGCGTAGTGGCGCTTCTCGTAGTTCTCGCGCTGGCCGCCGATGAAGAACACCGAGAAGGTCAGCTCGGGCAAGCCGAGGATCAGCTGGTTGACCCAGCTCGACACCCCACCACGCACATAGGGCCAGGTGCCCTCCAGCAGCAGGCAGACATCGGGCGTGACGGTGGCGGCAGGGGCGTCTTTCATAACCAGTACTTCACCAGGGCGGCGAACGGCGGCCGCTTTTTCAGATCCGCCGGCAGGCTGTCGAGCAGCGCCGGGATGACCGTGTAATCGCGGCGCAGGAAGGCGATCTCGGCGCGGAAGGGCGCCAGCTGGGCCGGTGGCACGCCGGCCGCCTCGGCCGCCTGGAAGAACTCCAGGGCCCGCTCGGGCTCGCCCTGCTCCAGGGCGATACGCCCGGCCAGGATGCGCAGCTCTTCGTTCTCCTCGCCGGCCAGCGCCAGCTCGATGTGCTCGCGGGCCTGCCCGAGCACGTGGCGCAGGACGCTACCCTGGGCCAGGCCCAGGTAGGCCAGCTCCCAGTAGCCACGGGCCAGGGTGCCGTGCAGCGCCGCCTGGCGGTCGGCCGGGGTGCTGGCCAGCTCGCCGAGTTGGGTCTCGATGCGCTGGTTGATCTGGCTTTCCTGCTGGTCGAGCATCGAATAGGCGAGCAGTCGCACGTCGTCGGCTGGATCGCGCAGGGCCAGCTTGAGGATGGGGATGGCGTCGCGCCCCGGCATGCGCCGGGTGGCGAACAGGGCGGTCAATCGCTTGTCGGTACTGGGCGCGTGGCGCAGCACGTCCTGCAGGCCGCCGTCGCTGAACAGCATCTCTTCGCGGCGCTCCAGCGGACGGAACGGCAGGTTGGGCACGCTGCGCGCCTCCCAGGCGATCTCGCGTCTCTTGCGCGGCAGGTAGAGCGCCGGGAAGACCGCGGCGATCACCCCGGCCGCGCCCACCAGGGGAATGAAGAAGGCCAGGGCGAAGAGGAACAGCGGACTCCAGGGCAGCGGTCGCTGGTAGCGCCGGGGCAGCAGCAGCCAGGCACCGCCGGCCAGCAGGGCGCTGCCGGCGGCGTGGGCGGTGGCGAAGGCCAGGGCGGCGGCCGCCACCGGCAGGTTGGCGAACAGCAGCGCCCAGCTGCTGGCCTCGAAGGCGAAGGCGCCGCTAAACAGCCACTTGCTGTTCATGCAGGCCACACTCGTTGAATAGGAAGACGCGCAGTTCCTGGGCGCGGGTCTTGGGTAGCAGCTCGTGCTCGTGGCTGCGCACGCCCAGGCTCTCCAGGGTGCTGTCTTGGCCGTAGCGCTCGGCCAGCAGCTGGCGCAGGCGACGGCGATAGCCCTCCAGGCCGTCGGAGGAGGTCAGCGGCAGCAAGACCAGCAGACAGGGATGGCCGGCCCCATTGGTCAGGCGCAGTTGCAGGTCGAGACCGCGGCGGCTGCCTTCCAGTAGCGCCAGGGCGCGTTCGCCGCCGTCGGCCTCGGTCATCTCGAAGCAGAACAGGCAGGCCGGCAGGGCGTGCTGCTGGGCGTCGCGCAGCGAGCGTTTGAGGTGCTGGGAGAATTGCTGGGCGTCGTCGTCGGCCAGGGCCAGCGCCTGGGGATCGCTGCCCAGCAGGTCGGCGATGTGGCCGGCGAGGATGGTCAGCAGGTTGAGGGTGCGCTCGTTGAAGGAGAAGAACGGCATCTGCTCGATGGCCAGCACCGCCAGCAGGCGCTCCTCGGTGTCCAGCAGGGGTACGCAGGCCTGTAGCGCCGAATGCTGGGTCTCGCCGCGTTCCAGCAGGGCCTGGCGGATGCTCAGGGTCTCGCCGCGTTCGAGGGTCAGGCGCACCAGCAGGTCGTCGGGATCGATGCCGGGCATCTCGCCCTGGCTGGCCAGGGCGCGACGATCCACCTGGCCGTCCGCCAGTACCCGGTACAGTCCCGCCACCCGCAGCGAGCCGTACTGCGTCAGCAGTCCGACGATGGGCTCGGCCAGGGCTTGCAGCGCATCCTGTTCGCGGGGCACTTCGCGCAGTTGCCGGCGCAGGTCCAACAGCGAACTGCGCAGGCTCAGGTCATTGCCGGCGACGCGCTGCTCCAGGCGGTCGTGGGAGATCCGCAGCAGGTGGTGCGCGCGGGTGAATTCGTCCAGACGCAGCTGGCGATAGTCGTTGGCCAGGTCCAGGCGCTCCAGGCGACGATCCCAGAGATCGCGGAATTCGCCCACCAGCATGGCGCTGAGCAGCACGCCGACGATGAAGGACGGCGGAATCTCCGCGTAGGCCGGATAGCCCTGATAGTGCAGATAGAGCAGTGCCGCCACCAGCAGGCTGGCACTCACCAGCCCGCGCATGAAGCCATAGCGGACTCCCATGAGGATGGGCGCGAACACCACCCAGGGAAAGGCCAGCCCCACCATCAGTGGATCGTCGGGCACCAGCCAGAAGCCCAGGCCCAGGGCAGCCGCCGTGACCAGCAGGGTCTCCAGCCAGGACAGGCGGCCACTGGCGCGGGGCGCCAGGGTGAAGTCCTTGTGGACGGATTGCAGGGCCATCAGTTCAGCCGCAGCTCGTCGAAGGTGCCGCGCAGGACCTTCTGCGCGGTGGCCGCCAGGCTCTCGCGCGACCAGCCGGAACGTGCCCCGCTATTGCTCCACAGCACCTTGCCGCTGGCGGGATCCAGCACCTGCAGGGTCACGCCCACCGCCGGCTCGCCGTCCAGGCCATTCTTGTATTGCCACTCGTCGACGCTGCCGGTGAGCACGTATTGCAGATTCTGCTGACGCGCCCAGTCCAGGGCCGCGCGCTGCCGGGCCTTCTCGTCGTCGGTGGGACTGCCGGCCTGGCTGTCGTCATAGACCTGGGGGTGGACACCGCGCTCGCCGAGCACGCTGACCAGGATCTGCGCCGCGCGATCGCCGGCCATGGGCGCCTGGGCATAGTTGGCCAGGGGCACCAGACCCCAGCGGGCATCCTTGGGCAGGGTCTCGCCGCTGGGGCGGGTAAAGCTCGAGCAGCCGACCAGGAGCAGGGTGGCGACACTGGCGGCGAGCAAACGCGTGATCTTCATGAACTCTCTCCCTTGAAGCGGCCTAGCGACCGATTCTGTTGCTGTATTGAATGCCCAGGGTGCTGCCGGCCTGGCCGCCGCTGCCCTGGGGCGCGGACTGGTAGCCGGCGGTGAACGCCAGTTCGTCGTCGCCGAGCACTGCCATGCCCAGGCCGACATTCAAACCGTAGTTGAATTCGCGTTCGGTCCACTGCCAGCCGACCAGGGTGTCCACCAGCCAGGTGTACTGGGGATGGGTGCGGTTGAGCGAACCGGGAATGCCGCGCCGCCAGCTGCTGCCGACATAGAGCTGGCCATAGCGATCCTGCAACAGTTGGGTCCCGCGCAACGCCTCCAGATCCGCGGCGGTGATCTCGCCGTTCTCGCCGCTGCCGACCAGGGGTTGCAGGTAACGGGTCACGCTGTCGGGCAGGGTGCTGCGTGCCTTGTTCTGCTGGTAGGTCACGCCGCTGCGCACCTGCCAGGTGGGGCCTTCGAAGAAGAGCAGGTGGCTCAGCTCCAGGTTGAAGGCGAAGCCGCTGCCCAGGGCATCGCCATCGCGACTCGAATAGCGGTTGTGCGACGCCCGCCAGCTCAACTGGTCCCGCGGGGTCAGGTTGTGACGGCCCGCCAGACTGACGCTGTCGCGGCGACCGAGGGCACGCAGATAGCCGCTCTCGTCCGGTTGCCGATGCCAGTCCAGCGCTGCCTCGATCTCGGTGTTGCTGTCCAGCCGCCAGGTCCGGGCGACGCCCAGGCCGATACGATGGCTGTCGCTGCGCTGGCTGGCATCCACGGTGGTCTCCAGGCCGCCGTCGGCCAGGTTCTTGAGCACCTTGAGCAGCATCTGGTGTTCGTTGCCCAGGGCATCGGATTGCAGACCGCTGCTCGTCACCCGGTCCTGCTTGAGCTGGACATCGGCATAGACGTCGTCGGCGAGACGGCGAGCCGCGCGGACTTCCGTACCCTGCTCGACCAGGCCGCCATAGTCGCGTCTTTCCCAACCGGCCTGGACGCCGTTGGGCGTGCGCTCGGCCTGCTCGGTGGCCTGGCGCAGCAACTGTCGCTGGATGACCTCCGGTGGCTCATCGCCGGCTGCCGTCAGGGCCGCCGCCTGGGCGTCGCCGGCCTGGCCGAGGCGCTGCAGCACCTCGACGCGCTGCGCCGGGTCCAGGTCGCCCGCCGCCAGCACCTTCTCCAGCTCGCCGCGATTCTGCCGGCGCAGCACTTCCTGCAACTGCTCGTACTGGCGGACCTTCAGGCCGCGGCTCTTGGCCCAGGCCAGCCACTCGCCCTTGAGGCCGTCGTCATTGTTCTGGCTGAGGGCATCCAGCCACTGGTCGAACCAGAGTTGCAGCATGCTCGGCGAGCCATCCTGCCAGGCACGGGCCTGGGCCAGTGCCGCCTGGGGCCCGCGCAGGCTGGTCAGCAGCCGCAGGTAGGTGGCGTAACGCTCGGGGGTCGCCGGTAGCTCGTCACCGGCCAGATGCGGGGTTACCGCCTTACGCAGGCGCAGGGCCGCATCCTGGTGCCCGGCAGCGTCGAGGGCATCGGCGTAGGCCGCCTGCACCAGCCAGTCCTGGGGATGGGCAGCGAGATAACGGCGATACCAGACGAGACCTTCCTCGGCTTGACCCAGCAGCACCAGGCCACTGCCGAAGGGCAGCCAGAGTACGTCGCTGTCACGGGCGCGGCCTTGCCAGTCGCGCAACAGGGTAGCCAGCTCGACCTGGCGATTCTGGTCGATGAGCAGCCACAGCAGGCGTTCGCGGAATCTGTCGTCGTCCGGGAAGCGCTCCAGGGCCTGCCGATAGCCGGTTTCGGCCTGGCTGACGCGACCACGCTGGAAGTCGAGGCCCGCTCGCGCCAGCCACACCGCGGGGTTGTCGGCGGAAGCTGGCACGCGGGCGGCGCTGGCCAGCAGCCGCTCCAGGGCCACGCTGTCCTTGAGTTGCTCGGCCCATTGCAGCGCCTGGGTCAGACGATTCTGGTCCTTGCCTTTCTCCCAGCTTTTTTCCAGCAGGACGAGCGCCTTCTGCGGTGCGGTCCGCTGATAGAGCTCCAGCAGCCGTTCCTCGTCGGTTCTGGTCAGCCCCTTGCTGCTCGCCGCCAGGCGTTCGAGCGCCTGCTGGGCCTCGGTATCGCGCTCCAACTCCCAGGCCAGATCGGCGCGCAGCCGCCAATAGTCGTCGCCTTGCCGCTGTTTGGCAGGCATGCGTTCCAGCACTGCCCAGGCTTCCTCCGGCTTGAAGAGCTGCAGCAGGTTCTGGGCCCAGGTCAGGTATTCCTCGGTGCTCAAGGGGAAGCGCTGGCCGAAGACGGCCCACTGCGCGGCGGCGGCTTCGTCCTGTTCGGTACGGCTCAGCAACTGTTGCAGGCGTTCCCAGGCCAGGCGCTGCTTGGGCTGGCGCTTGATGTAGCCGCGCAGCCATTGCTCTTCCGCCACGGGGTCGCCGAGGGATTCATAGGCGAAGATCAGTGAATCCAGCTCGGTCTTGTCCAACTGGCGGGTCTGGGAGGCGCCGCCCAGCAGTTCCACCACCGCGTCGAAGCGGAAGGCGCGGGCGGCCAGCTTCCAGGCGTGATCACGCCGGGCGGGATCGTCTTGCCGGGCGAGCAGCCGCAGCCAGAGGTCGAGCGCCTCGTCCACATGGCCGTTCCATTCGCCCAGTTGCGCCAGCTGGGCCAGCAGCTCGTCATCCTCCGGTCGCAGGGCCAACAACTGCTGACCGTCTGTCCAGGCGCTCTGCGTATCGCCACTGGCCAGGGCCAGGCGGAAGGCGGCCTCCAGGGCGGCGGGATTGTCCGGCTCCCATTGCCGCCAGCGCTCGATGATCCGTTGTGCCAGATCCAGGCGTCCACTGCCCTGGGCTGCGGCGACGCCGGCCTTGAGCCAGGCCAGCCCCGCGGCATCGGGTTGCAATCGGGGCAGCTCCTGCTCCAGCAGCGCCGCGGCCTCTGCGCCCTGGCCGGCCGCCAGCCAGGCATCGAACGCCTGGTGCCGATAGCCCTGACGTTGCTCGGCGGTAGTGGCGAGGCTGGCCAAGCTCAGATAGAGCCGTGCCGCCTCCCGTTGCTGACCGCTGGCGAGACTCCAGCGTGCTGCCTGTTCCAGCCATTGCCGCTGGCGCGGGGTATCGCGCTGCGCCAGCTCGAGGTAATAGCGTGCCGCTGTGCCCGGCGCGGCCAACTGCAGAGCGCGCTCGGCCAACCGTTGCAACCGGGGAATGCTCAGGGTCTGGATATCCAGGGTGCCCAGTCGCTGGGCCAGGCGGTCGCGATCAGCGTCGGTGAGGCCCTGCGGACGGGACTCCGCCTGCAGGATGTCCAGTTCCACGGCATAGAAGGGCGTCGACGCCAGTGGGCGCGGCAGCAGCTCGAGTTGATGCTGTGCTTCTTCGAGCCGGCCCAGGGCGATCAACTGATCGATCAGCTTCATGCGCAGCTCGGTGTCTTCCGGCGTCGCCTTGAGCAACACCTGGGCATAGCTGATGGACACCTGGTCCGCCGGCTCCTCGCCCGGCATGAACACGTCCTTGCCATGAAAGGTCAGCACCAACACCAGGGCGGTGAGGAGCGTGACCCCCAGCAGTGTCCAGCCACTCAGCAGCCGGGTTTTCTTAACCGCAGACGATCTCACCGTCACTCACTCGTGTTAGCGGAAGTTTGAACGTCCAGAGTCCAGCCTGTCCCGGCTGACCCTTGTAGCGGTCACGACCGACCCGGACCTCGCAGGCCGCGGCCGCCCGCACGGTCATCTCCAGCGGGAACTGACCGGCGAAGGCGAAGCGGATCCGCGTCGGCGAGAGGTATTCCCAGCGTTGCAGCGGGATGTTGGCCTCTTCGAGGGCCGGCGAGTTGTCGCGGCTGTCGCGCAGGACCAGCAGTGCCTGATCGTCGGACAGATGCACATAGCGGCCCTGCGGCAGGTCGCGGACACCGGCGACGCCCTGGGAACGCTGCAGGTCTGGCCAGCCCAGGCGCGGGTCCAGTCGTAGGGTCCGCAGGCCGTCGAGCGCCTTGATCGACCAACTGCCGTCGTCATGCCGGGCGAGACTGGCGGTGTAGAAACCATGCAGCCGCTTGATGTAGTCGCTCATCCACAACGACAGCGGTCGCTCGGCGGCCATGCTGCGGTAGATCTCGTCCATCACCTTCAGCGAGGCCTGCTTGGTGGCGGAATAGAAGTGATAGTAGAGATTCAGGCCGCGCAGCCGCCGGGGATTTTCGGTGCGGTCGAAGGTGTAGAGCAGGTCGCGGAAACCGTAATAAGGGCCGCGCCAGAGATTGGTGTAGACGTTCTCGTTGATGATGGGCGCATAGAACTGCAGCCCACCGGGCGTGGGGCGGATGAAGGGATAGAGACCGCTCACCGAAGGCTGCGAGCGGGTGATGTGCGAGTTGCCGCCGTTCACGTTCAGCAGATTGTTGTCGTAGGCGAGCTTGAGCGTGGCGGCGTCCGGCTGGGCATCACCGGACCAGAAGATCAGCTTCACCGGCTTCTGCGGAGTGGTCAGGCGTTCGTTGATGTAACGCGTCGAACCCACGACCTCCCGGGTGTAGTCCACCTTGTCGTAGCCGGGGATCTGCATCATGTAGCCGTATTGGGCTTCGAAGTTCTCGCTCTGCTCGGAGACCGCCGGCTGCCAGAAGAAAGGATGGCTGAAGGTATGGGTCGCCACTTCCACCTTGGGATCGGCGAACAGCCGGCGGGCGATGGGTTCGAGCTGCGCGGTCAATTCTGGATAGCGGCCCTTGGGCCCGACCTCGCCTTCGATGATCGAGACCGAGGTCAGGAAGGGGTTGGGCTGGATGAAGTGCTCCAGCACCATCTGGCCGGCGTAGGGCGCGCCGGGCACCTCGGCCTTGGATACGAAGGCGTCGCCATCGATATGCACCGTGGCGATCCGCCGCCCGTTTTCGGTGGTGGGATCGGGCACGGGCAGGGGCGGCAGGCGCAGGGTCTTGGCGGTGAAGGCGAAGGGGTCGATGATCCAGCGATTGGCTTCGGGACCCTCTTCCATCAGGTGCGGACTGAAGGCAAAACCACCCCAGCTGGCTACGCCGACCGGCACGTAGCTCTCGCCTTGGCTGGAGAGGGACACCACCGGCGTCGGGCCGTCCGGGAGGACCTGCACGGCTGGCAGGCCGCGCGTGCGCAGCT
The window above is part of the Pseudomonas oryzihabitans genome. Proteins encoded here:
- a CDS encoding penicillin-binding protein activator LpoB → MKITRLLAASVATLLLVGCSSFTRPSGETLPKDARWGLVPLANYAQAPMAGDRAAQILVSVLGERGVHPQVYDDSQAGSPTDDEKARQRAALDWARQQNLQYVLTGSVDEWQYKNGLDGEPAVGVTLQVLDPASGKVLWSNSGARSGWSRESLAATAQKVLRGTFDELRLN
- the pelF gene encoding GT4 family glycosyltransferase PelF gives rise to the protein MKDAPAATVTPDVCLLLEGTWPYVRGGVSSWVNQLILGLPELTFSVFFIGGQRENYEKRHYAIPPNVVHIEEHFLAGSWVPKAVPISPRRQAPVQLLRDLHAFLHHPDEPSAAQGDALVDAFAQGSVTLDDFMYSRASWEAITEGYERYCTDPSFVDYLWTLRAMQAPLLMLAEAARRLPRPRMIHSISTGYAGMLGAVLQRRWGCNFLLSEHGIYTKERKIDLAQAKWIAEGPDEALRTGLDVDVSYIRRLWIRFFERIGLLTYKAANPIISLYDGNRRRQIQDGADPTRCRVIPNGISLTQWQDALERRPEGVPPVVGLLGRVVPIKDVKTFIRAMRGVISAMPEAEAWVVGPEDEDEEYAAECHSLVTSLGLEGKVKFLGFQKIGDILPKLGLMVLTSISEAQPLVILEGWAAGVPVVSSDVGSCRELIEGSTPEDRALGTGGSVVAIADPQATARAILALLRNPGRWQAAQRTGLARVNRYYTEPLMLERYRELYQDAIGRVV
- a CDS encoding tetratricopeptide repeat protein; translation: MRSSAVKKTRLLSGWTLLGVTLLTALVLVLTFHGKDVFMPGEEPADQVSISYAQVLLKATPEDTELRMKLIDQLIALGRLEEAQHQLELLPRPLASTPFYAVELDILQAESRPQGLTDADRDRLAQRLGTLDIQTLSIPRLQRLAERALQLAAPGTAARYYLELAQRDTPRQRQWLEQAARWSLASGQQREAARLYLSLASLATTAEQRQGYRHQAFDAWLAAGQGAEAAALLEQELPRLQPDAAGLAWLKAGVAAAQGSGRLDLAQRIIERWRQWEPDNPAALEAAFRLALASGDTQSAWTDGQQLLALRPEDDELLAQLAQLGEWNGHVDEALDLWLRLLARQDDPARRDHAWKLAARAFRFDAVVELLGGASQTRQLDKTELDSLIFAYESLGDPVAEEQWLRGYIKRQPKQRLAWERLQQLLSRTEQDEAAAAQWAVFGQRFPLSTEEYLTWAQNLLQLFKPEEAWAVLERMPAKQRQGDDYWRLRADLAWELERDTEAQQALERLAASSKGLTRTDEERLLELYQRTAPQKALVLLEKSWEKGKDQNRLTQALQWAEQLKDSVALERLLASAARVPASADNPAVWLARAGLDFQRGRVSQAETGYRQALERFPDDDRFRERLLWLLIDQNRQVELATLLRDWQGRARDSDVLWLPFGSGLVLLGQAEEGLVWYRRYLAAHPQDWLVQAAYADALDAAGHQDAALRLRKAVTPHLAGDELPATPERYATYLRLLTSLRGPQAALAQARAWQDGSPSMLQLWFDQWLDALSQNNDDGLKGEWLAWAKSRGLKVRQYEQLQEVLRRQNRGELEKVLAAGDLDPAQRVEVLQRLGQAGDAQAAALTAAGDEPPEVIQRQLLRQATEQAERTPNGVQAGWERRDYGGLVEQGTEVRAARRLADDVYADVQLKQDRVTSSGLQSDALGNEHQMLLKVLKNLADGGLETTVDASQRSDSHRIGLGVARTWRLDSNTEIEAALDWHRQPDESGYLRALGRRDSVSLAGRHNLTPRDQLSWRASHNRYSSRDGDALGSGFAFNLELSHLLFFEGPTWQVRSGVTYQQNKARSTLPDSVTRYLQPLVGSGENGEITAADLEALRGTQLLQDRYGQLYVGSSWRRGIPGSLNRTHPQYTWLVDTLVGWQWTEREFNYGLNVGLGMAVLGDDELAFTAGYQSAPQGSGGQAGSTLGIQYSNRIGR
- a CDS encoding bifunctional glycoside hydrolase 114/ polysaccharide deacetylase family protein, with the protein product MGTALAAPASVAFWYAEKPPIAELAQFDWVVLEPGHANAADVRSLRQAGAEPFAYLSIGEFAGDAAALKQAGLSAAASPVANKAWGSQVMDLASPIWRRHLLERAAELAKAGYTGLFLDTLDSFQLVAENQRETQRLALKSLLAELHSSQPALKLFFNRGFEVQPELPGVAAAMAVESIYAGWDAGKKSYRPVSEQDREWLKPRIEAARSTGIPVIAIEYLPPERRDEAQRLVKRLREEGYVPYVTTPDLNTLGISSVALQPRRLALLYDGREGALRQSAVHRFLGSVLEYQGYRLDYFDASKPLPEAWPSALYAGVVVWMTSGPPPNARSFSDWLDQRLDENTPLLILGGLPLDNQALLKRLGLSISRKPLPEKLTLKVLDPSLTGNFEAPAKLRTRGLPAVQVLPDGPTPVVSLSSQGESYVPVGVASWGGFAFSPHLMEEGPEANRWIIDPFAFTAKTLRLPPLPVPDPTTENGRRIATVHIDGDAFVSKAEVPGAPYAGQMVLEHFIQPNPFLTSVSIIEGEVGPKGRYPELTAQLEPIARRLFADPKVEVATHTFSHPFFWQPAVSEQSENFEAQYGYMMQIPGYDKVDYTREVVGSTRYINERLTTPQKPVKLIFWSGDAQPDAATLKLAYDNNLLNVNGGNSHITRSQPSVSGLYPFIRPTPGGLQFYAPIINENVYTNLWRGPYYGFRDLLYTFDRTENPRRLRGLNLYYHFYSATKQASLKVMDEIYRSMAAERPLSLWMSDYIKRLHGFYTASLARHDDGSWSIKALDGLRTLRLDPRLGWPDLQRSQGVAGVRDLPQGRYVHLSDDQALLVLRDSRDNSPALEEANIPLQRWEYLSPTRIRFAFAGQFPLEMTVRAAAACEVRVGRDRYKGQPGQAGLWTFKLPLTRVSDGEIVCG
- a CDS encoding HEAT repeat domain-containing protein, with the protein product MNSKWLFSGAFAFEASSWALLFANLPVAAAALAFATAHAAGSALLAGGAWLLLPRRYQRPLPWSPLFLFALAFFIPLVGAAGVIAAVFPALYLPRKRREIAWEARSVPNLPFRPLERREEMLFSDGGLQDVLRHAPSTDKRLTALFATRRMPGRDAIPILKLALRDPADDVRLLAYSMLDQQESQINQRIETQLGELASTPADRQAALHGTLARGYWELAYLGLAQGSVLRHVLGQAREHIELALAGEENEELRILAGRIALEQGEPERALEFFQAAEAAGVPPAQLAPFRAEIAFLRRDYTVIPALLDSLPADLKKRPPFAALVKYWL
- a CDS encoding PelD GGDEF domain-containing protein, whose translation is MALQSVHKDFTLAPRASGRLSWLETLLVTAAALGLGFWLVPDDPLMVGLAFPWVVFAPILMGVRYGFMRGLVSASLLVAALLYLHYQGYPAYAEIPPSFIVGVLLSAMLVGEFRDLWDRRLERLDLANDYRQLRLDEFTRAHHLLRISHDRLEQRVAGNDLSLRSSLLDLRRQLREVPREQDALQALAEPIVGLLTQYGSLRVAGLYRVLADGQVDRRALASQGEMPGIDPDDLLVRLTLERGETLSIRQALLERGETQHSALQACVPLLDTEERLLAVLAIEQMPFFSFNERTLNLLTILAGHIADLLGSDPQALALADDDAQQFSQHLKRSLRDAQQHALPACLFCFEMTEADGGERALALLEGSRRGLDLQLRLTNGAGHPCLLVLLPLTSSDGLEGYRRRLRQLLAERYGQDSTLESLGVRSHEHELLPKTRAQELRVFLFNECGLHEQQVAV